The segment GCTTGACCGGGCGGGGGCGGACCGTCAATGGATGGCGCATGGCCGACACCGTTCCCGATATCGCCGCGATGACCTTTGAGGATGCCTTGCGATCGCTGGAAGACGTGGTCCGGCGGCTGGAAAGCGGCGAGGTGCCGCTCGACCAGTCGATCACGCTGTACGAGCGGGGCGAGGCGCTGCGCGCGCACTGCCAGGCGCGACTGGATGCAGCGCAGGCGCGGATCGAGAAGATCGTCGCCGGCCCTACCGGCCAGGCAAGCCACTCCGTGCCGTTTGACAGCGATGACTGATCTTCATGACTGACGTTCTTTCGTCAGGCGACGCCTTGCTGAGCGACGCGCTCGCCCGCATCCAGCGCGAGGTCGACGCTGCCATGGCTGGCTTCCTGCCGGTGCCCGACGACGCGCGCGCCCCGTTGGTGGAGGCGATGCGCTATGCCGCGATCGGCGGGGGCAAGCGCGTGCGTCCGCTGCTCACGGTCGCGACCGCCAGCATGTACGCGGTGAGCCGCGATGCGGCGGTGCGGACCGGCTGCGCGGTCGAGGCGATCCACGTCTATTCGCTCGTGCACGACGACTTGCCGTGCATGGATGACGATGAGACCCGCCACGGCAAGCCGACCCTGCACAAGGCTTACGACGAAGCGACGGCGGTGCTG is part of the Altererythrobacter sp. TH136 genome and harbors:
- a CDS encoding exodeoxyribonuclease VII small subunit produces the protein MADTVPDIAAMTFEDALRSLEDVVRRLESGEVPLDQSITLYERGEALRAHCQARLDAAQARIEKIVAGPTGQASHSVPFDSDD